One genomic segment of Chromatiaceae bacterium includes these proteins:
- a CDS encoding HPF/RaiA family ribosome-associated protein, whose product MHIDIRAREFPLTEALQQHAERRIRYALSRNDHRILRIVMQLSDVNGPRGGNDKRCHLRVVLNGMPELVAEDIEADMYMAINRATTKAGRSLARRMKRCIPKGRHISGSDTRKSDLQDPV is encoded by the coding sequence ATGCATATCGATATCCGAGCCCGCGAATTCCCGCTCACCGAAGCATTACAACAGCACGCGGAGCGCCGCATTCGTTACGCGCTTTCGCGCAACGACCATCGCATCCTGCGGATAGTCATGCAGTTGTCCGATGTCAATGGCCCCCGTGGCGGCAACGACAAGCGCTGCCACTTACGGGTGGTGTTGAACGGAATGCCTGAACTGGTCGCTGAAGATATCGAGGCAGACATGTACATGGCGATAAACCGCGCCACGACCAAAGCCGGCCGCTCTTTGGCTCGTAGGATGAAGCGATGCATACCGAAAGGGCGGCATATCTCCGGGTCCGACACCCGAAAAAGCGATCTCCAGGACCCGGTTTGA
- a CDS encoding class I SAM-dependent methyltransferase, giving the protein MIQNKAQELSEKGLVPDSLIRVGIRHLLRERLAEISADDIEHAAQAEQRFLEVMRSGSIAEMPDVANEQHYEVPAAFFDQVLGSHRKYSSGYWPDGVNTLDDAEAAALAVTVEHAALEDGQRILELGCGWGSLTLDMASRFRRSEIVAVSNSHSQGQYIRERAAASGLTNVSVVTADMNDFQPEGRFDRIVSVEMFEHMRNWEVLLGRAADWLDADGRMFLHVFVHRRVPYLFEDEGPGDWMSRHFFSGGMMPSADLPLRLCSPFTLERRWFWSGEHYARTCNAWLDRMDDRKAVLRPLFEQTYGRDFASLWWHRWRMFFMACAELFGYRNGQEWLVAHYRFIKDPA; this is encoded by the coding sequence ATGATCCAGAACAAGGCCCAGGAACTGTCGGAAAAAGGCCTGGTACCCGACAGCCTCATTCGCGTCGGCATCCGGCACCTGTTGCGCGAACGGCTCGCTGAGATCTCGGCCGATGATATCGAGCACGCGGCGCAGGCCGAGCAGCGGTTTCTCGAGGTCATGCGGTCCGGATCTATCGCGGAGATGCCGGATGTCGCCAACGAACAGCACTATGAGGTGCCGGCCGCGTTCTTCGATCAGGTGCTGGGCAGTCACCGCAAGTACAGCAGCGGTTACTGGCCGGATGGCGTGAACACCCTCGATGACGCCGAGGCTGCCGCGCTTGCCGTCACTGTCGAGCATGCGGCTCTCGAAGACGGCCAGCGTATCCTCGAACTGGGCTGTGGTTGGGGCTCACTGACCCTCGACATGGCCAGTCGGTTTCGCCGCAGCGAGATTGTCGCCGTCTCGAATTCGCATTCTCAGGGCCAGTACATCCGCGAGCGCGCCGCAGCGAGTGGTCTGACCAATGTCAGCGTCGTGACCGCAGACATGAACGATTTCCAACCTGAAGGCAGGTTCGATCGCATCGTGTCGGTCGAGATGTTCGAGCACATGCGTAACTGGGAAGTTTTGCTAGGGCGCGCGGCGGACTGGCTCGACGCCGACGGGCGAATGTTCCTGCACGTCTTTGTTCACCGCCGCGTACCCTATCTGTTTGAAGACGAGGGCCCGGGCGACTGGATGAGCCGCCACTTTTTCTCGGGCGGCATGATGCCGAGCGCCGATCTGCCGTTGCGCCTGTGCTCGCCGTTCACGCTGGAGCGCCGCTGGTTCTGGTCGGGCGAGCATTATGCCCGCACCTGCAATGCCTGGTTGGACAGGATGGACGACAGAAAGGCCGTACTGCGGCCACTGTTCGAACAGACCTACGGCCGCGACTTCGCCAGCCTGTGGTGGCATCGCTGGCGCATGTTCTTCATGGCGTGCGCCGAACTGTTTGGCTATCGCAACGGCCAGGAGTGGCTGGTGGCGCACTACCGCTTCATTAAGGATCCGGCGTGA
- a CDS encoding DUF1295 domain-containing protein has product MIAIWTYALPPLLLLGTLAWVHAAWRRNVNIVDSLWSLFFLVASSVYLVVGGDTRPSSLLLVTLVALWSLRLSLHLTLRNAGKCEDRRYATMRAANPRFNGQSLLTVFGLQAVLAWLISLPLAAAIVSPAALQPLHLIAVALFLVGFAFEAVADWQLVRFKTEPDSKGRVLDRGLWRYSRHPNYFGEAVIWWSFYLFALASGAAWTGFAPLLMTFLLLKVSGITLLEKDIQSRRSEYRRYQETTPAFFPWKPRDVGHPVSAKEHHS; this is encoded by the coding sequence ATGATCGCGATCTGGACGTACGCCTTGCCACCCCTCCTGCTGCTGGGCACCCTGGCCTGGGTGCACGCTGCATGGCGTCGCAATGTGAATATCGTGGACAGTCTCTGGTCGCTGTTCTTTCTTGTCGCCTCGTCCGTCTACCTGGTGGTTGGTGGCGATACCCGGCCCAGCAGCCTGTTGCTGGTCACCTTGGTCGCCCTCTGGTCGTTGCGGTTGTCGCTGCACCTGACACTACGCAATGCGGGCAAGTGCGAGGACCGGCGGTACGCTACGATGCGTGCCGCGAATCCCAGGTTCAACGGCCAGAGCCTGCTCACGGTATTCGGGTTGCAGGCGGTGCTAGCCTGGCTGATCTCGCTGCCACTCGCTGCGGCAATCGTTTCGCCCGCGGCACTGCAGCCGCTGCATCTGATTGCAGTCGCGCTGTTCCTGGTCGGCTTCGCTTTCGAGGCCGTGGCCGATTGGCAGCTGGTACGGTTCAAGACAGAGCCGGACAGCAAGGGACGCGTGCTGGACCGGGGTCTCTGGCGTTACAGCCGCCATCCCAACTACTTTGGCGAGGCGGTGATCTGGTGGAGCTTCTACCTGTTTGCACTCGCCAGCGGGGCAGCCTGGACGGGCTTCGCGCCGCTGCTGATGACCTTCCTGCTGCTCAAGGTCTCCGGGATCACATTGCTCGAAAAAGACATCCAGAGCCGGCGTTCCGAGTACCGCCGATACCAGGAGACCACACCCGCCTTCTTCCCGTGGAAACCGCGCGATGTCGGCCACCCCGTCAGTGCGAAGGAGCATCACTCGTGA
- a CDS encoding MBL fold metallo-hydrolase: MIFRQLFDRESSTYTYLLAQRHGGEALLIDPVLERTSQYVRLIEELDVKLVLAVDTHIHADHVTALGALREQTRCVSAMGAMSRTECVSLHFNEGDRLRVDDLALEVLYTPGHTDDSYSFVLPDRVFTGDTLLIRGTGRTDFQNGDASAQYDSLFGKLLKLPDDTLVYPAHDYNGMTVSTIAEERRHNPRLQVSDKRAYVDLMNGLVLDNPRLMDVAVPANRSCGLRHVA, encoded by the coding sequence ATGATCTTTCGTCAGCTGTTCGACCGTGAATCTTCGACGTACACCTATCTCTTGGCACAGCGCCACGGCGGCGAGGCGCTGCTGATCGATCCGGTACTGGAGCGCACTTCACAGTACGTGAGGCTTATCGAGGAACTGGACGTGAAGCTGGTCCTCGCGGTGGACACACACATCCACGCGGACCATGTCACCGCCCTTGGGGCCCTACGTGAACAGACCCGTTGTGTGAGCGCAATGGGTGCGATGTCCAGGACGGAGTGTGTGTCGCTACATTTCAACGAGGGCGATAGGTTGCGTGTCGATGACCTTGCGTTGGAGGTGCTCTACACACCGGGCCATACGGACGATTCGTATAGTTTTGTTTTGCCAGACCGCGTGTTCACCGGCGACACACTATTGATTCGCGGCACCGGTCGTACGGATTTCCAGAACGGTGATGCATCGGCTCAGTATGACAGCCTGTTCGGTAAGCTGCTAAAGCTGCCGGATGATACCTTGGTATACCCGGCGCATGACTATAACGGCATGACGGTGAGCACAATTGCCGAAGAGCGTCGCCATAACCCGAGGCTGCAGGTGAGTGACAAACGGGCCTATGTCGACCTCATGAACGGATTGGTACTCGACAATCCAAGATTGATGGACGTTGCCGTGCCGGCCAACCGCAGTTGTGGACTGCGTCACGTCGCGTGA
- the nhaR gene encoding transcriptional activator NhaR: MNLKHLRYFWAVASQGSIVSAAEALFLTPQTISGQLNELEKQVGAKLFQREGRQLALTETGQLVFSYADEMFRIGLELQDVLAGRTPGAAITLKVGVAQVVPKLLAHRVLEPVLTMAESVSLVCLEAPTVDLLADLSVHKLDVVLADVPLNPSLNIRAFNHSLGESGISFFAVPREAKRLRAGFPGSLNGSPMLMPSGDSSLRRSLERWFDQNEVEPNVVAEFADRALMKAFGERGAGVFTSPTAVESDVTSKYGVTVIGRTDEITEHYYLISPERRIKNPAVTAITEAARTQLFG, encoded by the coding sequence CTGAACCTGAAGCACCTGCGTTACTTCTGGGCCGTGGCAAGCCAGGGGTCGATTGTGAGTGCCGCTGAGGCCCTCTTCTTGACGCCACAGACCATCAGTGGCCAATTGAACGAACTTGAGAAGCAGGTTGGTGCCAAGCTTTTTCAGCGCGAAGGCCGCCAGTTGGCCCTGACTGAAACAGGACAGCTGGTATTTTCCTACGCCGACGAAATGTTTCGAATTGGCTTGGAACTGCAGGACGTTCTGGCAGGCCGTACCCCGGGTGCTGCGATAACTCTGAAAGTCGGCGTCGCACAGGTTGTACCGAAACTGCTGGCCCACCGGGTTTTGGAACCCGTGCTGACGATGGCCGAATCGGTGAGCCTGGTGTGTCTCGAAGCGCCAACAGTGGATCTGCTGGCTGATCTTTCGGTTCACAAGCTTGATGTCGTGCTGGCGGATGTCCCACTGAACCCTTCGCTGAACATTCGCGCCTTCAATCATTCGCTTGGCGAGTCTGGCATCAGCTTTTTTGCTGTGCCAAGAGAGGCGAAGCGACTGCGTGCGGGTTTTCCCGGGAGCCTCAATGGTTCGCCAATGCTCATGCCGAGCGGCGACAGCAGTTTGCGCCGCAGTCTCGAACGCTGGTTTGATCAAAATGAGGTCGAGCCAAATGTCGTTGCCGAGTTCGCAGATCGCGCTTTGATGAAGGCTTTCGGTGAACGCGGTGCCGGCGTGTTCACTTCACCGACAGCCGTTGAATCGGATGTGACCAGCAAGTATGGGGTGACGGTCATTGGCCGCACTGACGAGATCACGGAACACTACTATCTGATATCGCCTGAACGTCGTATCAAGAACCCCGCTGTCACTGCCATCACCGAGGCAGCGCGGACGCAGTTGTTTGGTTAG
- a CDS encoding DUF2878 domain-containing protein has translation MSTLLNFLMFKLGWFASVLLGASDWHWLAPVVVLPVLLVHLAMSDDRAAERKLMAYALAVGLVWENVVSAAGLLVYPSGQPLERLAPAWILAMWPLLAITLNVSLRWLKGRYLLAALFGAIGGPLAFFAGERLDAVVFPQTAPAIVVLAVGWAAMFPLLMWLSQRYDGFAGNVKPSLEAG, from the coding sequence GTGAGCACATTGCTCAACTTCCTGATGTTCAAGCTAGGCTGGTTCGCCAGCGTGCTTCTTGGCGCGAGTGACTGGCACTGGCTCGCGCCGGTCGTGGTGTTGCCCGTCCTGCTCGTACACCTGGCCATGAGTGACGACCGCGCCGCGGAACGGAAGCTTATGGCATATGCCCTGGCTGTCGGGCTGGTCTGGGAGAACGTGGTCAGCGCAGCGGGGCTGCTGGTCTATCCGAGCGGCCAGCCGTTGGAGCGGCTGGCACCGGCATGGATTCTGGCGATGTGGCCGCTGCTGGCGATTACGCTGAACGTGTCGTTGCGCTGGCTCAAGGGGCGTTACCTGCTCGCGGCGCTGTTCGGTGCGATCGGCGGTCCGCTGGCGTTTTTCGCCGGTGAGCGGCTCGACGCCGTGGTGTTTCCGCAGACCGCGCCGGCGATCGTCGTACTCGCCGTCGGATGGGCCGCGATGTTCCCGCTGCTGATGTGGTTGTCACAGCGTTATGACGGCTTTGCAGGCAACGTCAAACCTTCGCTGGAGGCAGGCTGA
- a CDS encoding universal stress protein, whose protein sequence is MMKRFQNILFFAEGESEPSPALRRAFRLAETNHARLTLVDVVEPIDTPGELRSQLGVDLNEVLRERRLAELDALTTSHKSDETLIYTEVLSGTPFIQIIRAVKRRGYDLVIKAARGPQDVSEQLFGSTDLHLLRKCPCPVWIDQPTAEPYYANVLAAVDPMAPPGEGCDRLVMDLASSIAEREGAVLTVVHAWQLDGESMLRHGRLRLPAKDLDILLDGTKSRHRDKLAALLAPYGMHAEEERVHLVKGNPSPVIRGVATRLPADLIVMGTVGRVGLPGFFIGNTAEEVIQTTSASVLAVKPLGFVSPVE, encoded by the coding sequence ATGATGAAGCGTTTCCAGAATATCCTGTTTTTCGCTGAAGGTGAATCTGAGCCATCGCCTGCATTGCGGCGTGCATTCAGGCTGGCTGAAACCAATCACGCGAGGCTTACGCTTGTCGACGTGGTCGAGCCCATCGACACCCCAGGTGAACTGAGATCGCAGCTCGGCGTTGACCTCAACGAGGTGCTGCGCGAGCGCCGCCTTGCGGAACTCGATGCCCTGACCACGTCGCACAAGAGCGATGAAACCCTGATCTATACGGAGGTTTTGTCCGGCACGCCGTTCATCCAGATAATCCGCGCCGTCAAACGTCGCGGCTATGACCTCGTGATAAAGGCCGCGCGCGGCCCGCAAGACGTTTCAGAACAGTTGTTCGGCAGCACGGATCTCCACCTGCTGCGCAAGTGCCCCTGTCCGGTATGGATCGACCAACCGACCGCGGAACCGTACTACGCAAACGTCCTCGCCGCGGTCGATCCGATGGCACCACCGGGTGAGGGCTGCGACAGGCTCGTGATGGATCTGGCGTCCTCGATTGCGGAGCGCGAAGGGGCCGTGCTGACCGTCGTGCATGCCTGGCAGTTGGACGGTGAGTCGATGCTGCGACATGGCCGTTTGCGGCTACCGGCGAAAGATCTCGACATCCTCCTGGACGGGACCAAGTCGAGGCACCGGGACAAACTTGCCGCCCTTTTAGCGCCCTATGGCATGCATGCGGAAGAAGAGCGGGTTCATCTTGTCAAGGGCAATCCCTCTCCAGTCATTCGTGGAGTCGCCACACGTCTGCCGGCAGACCTTATCGTCATGGGGACGGTCGGGCGGGTTGGGTTGCCGGGGTTTTTTATCGGCAACACCGCCGAAGAGGTGATACAAACGACATCTGCGTCGGTTCTGGCGGTGAAACCGTTGGGATTCGTTTCACCCGTCGAGTGA
- a CDS encoding rhodanese-like domain-containing protein, which translates to MSSQMKSISPPVLHELMRAERAVTLVDVRSPVEFRAGHVKGAISLPLDEFDKSDPAQRTGVPGIGKDTPLYLTCKAGLRARQAAERLAASGHRNVVLLDGGTDAWMRAGLPMRASTALLSLEQQVQIAIGTLLILKVVFGFAFHELFFVLGALIGAGLITAGITRWCGMAKLMARMPWNRESRTTQESTI; encoded by the coding sequence ATGAGCAGTCAAATGAAGAGTATTTCACCGCCCGTGCTGCACGAACTGATGCGTGCAGAACGGGCCGTCACATTGGTGGACGTAAGGTCACCAGTCGAGTTCCGGGCGGGTCATGTAAAGGGCGCGATTTCTTTGCCACTCGACGAATTCGATAAAAGTGACCCGGCACAACGGACCGGGGTGCCGGGCATCGGAAAAGACACTCCGCTTTACCTTACCTGCAAAGCCGGCCTGCGCGCCCGGCAAGCAGCGGAGAGGTTGGCGGCGTCCGGCCATCGAAACGTCGTGCTGCTGGACGGCGGGACGGATGCCTGGATGCGTGCAGGCCTGCCGATGCGAGCGTCGACGGCGTTGCTCTCGCTCGAGCAACAGGTACAGATTGCCATTGGTACCTTGCTGATCCTGAAGGTCGTGTTCGGATTCGCCTTCCACGAGCTTTTCTTCGTGCTCGGCGCGCTGATCGGAGCGGGACTCATCACTGCAGGCATCACACGTTGGTGCGGCATGGCCAAACTGATGGCACGCATGCCCTGGAACCGCGAATCCCGTACGACGCAAGAGTCAACAATCTGA